The stretch of DNA AGCCTGAACCATGTCATAATCAATAAAGTAAACTTTATTATCCTTAAATTCAAGTTCTTTATATTTTACCGGCTCAGGTATATCTTTAAGTTCTGAAGGGATAATGTGGTATTGAGTAAGTACCGGCTTAACTTTTTCCTCATTGCTTTGACCATAATATAAAATGCTATGCTCATAAGAATATATTTCTTTTAACAGATTTGTTAACTCTTCAGGGTTGATATTTTTTAATTCTTCTTCTGATAAAATATTTGTAAAAGGAGATTTTTCTCCATATTTCCCATAATCATATAGAGCATCCCATAATATCATCCATTTATCTAATTTGGCATCAGCACGTTTTTTTAAAATACCATCAACAAGGTCATCGTATGATTTTTGTTCATGTTTTACATTTGCAAGTACATGTTCTAAAAGCTCTATACCTTTTTCAAACGATTTATCAAGACCTGAAATATAAACATAAGAACGCTCATCTCCTGTATGTATTTTCATTCTTATACCTAACTTATAAAACTCTTTTTTTAGCTCGGCAGGAGAATATTTATCTGTGCCTAAATAAGGAAGGTATTCAACGGCTAAAGCTAATTTTTTGTTATGACTTTTACCAATATCAATAATGTAATACAGATAAAATAATTCATTTGATGGGTTTTTAATATAATTAAATTGTACATCTTTTGCAAATTCAGATTGTGAAATAGCCTCTTCAAAATCAATAAATACAGGTTCTAAACGTGAAAGCCCAATTTTTTCAAATTCATTGAAAAATTCCGATTTTTCATCACGATTCAAAGGAATAGCAGTAATTTGAGGTTTATCAATTTTAACAGCAGAAGTATCTTCCCCTGTTCGTTTATAAACAATAACATAATTATCTTTATAATGTTTGTTCGCAAATTCAACAAGTTGTTCTTTAGTAATAGTTTCAAGCTTATCGGTAAATGATATATAATCTTTCCAGTCGATGAAGTTTGTAAATGCATTAACAAAACTATATGCCCTCCAATTGCCCTCACTTCTTCTGATTTGTGACAAACGTATATCATTAATTGCTGCCTGTATTAACCATTCGTCAAATTCTCCTTTTTTAACTTTTTCTATTTGTTTTAACAATAAATCTTTAACATCTTCCAATTTCTGTCCTTCACGAGAATTACCATATAAAATATGCATTCCATAATGTTTTAAAAAATATGTATAAGCTCCGGCTTCTAATACTTTTTGCTTCTGGACAAGATTCAGGTCAATCAAACCGGCAGTTTGATTAGCCAGTATCATATCAATTAAAGTAACATATTTTCTATCTTCTGATTTAATCCCATCAAAGCGATATCCTAACCTTAAAAATGCAGCATCAGGTCCTGACACTTCTTTTGTAACAACCTCTGTAATAGGTTGTTCAACAGGAGAAACAAATTCAGGAACATCACTATGTTCAAATTTGCCCCAGTATTTATCAATTAATTTGATGGTTTCTTCAAAGTCAAGGTCGCCCGACAAACACATTGCCATGTTATCAGGTACATAATATGTATTCCAG from Bacteroidales bacterium encodes:
- a CDS encoding insulinase family protein, which gives rise to MNKIKLIYLLPVLLVLTYCTPKEKYKVEQFTDTNGYKYETVTNDQLKTRIYTLANNLTVYLSVNKDAPRIQTFIPVRAGSSYDPKETTGLAHYLEHMMFKGSDEIATSNWEKEKVELEKISNLYEQHLATNDTEEKKVIYAKIDSISLVAAKYAIPSEYDKMMGTIGAKWTNAWTSNEQTVYMNDIPSNELEKWLKLESERFSQLVLRLFHTELETVYEEFNMSQDNDYRKAHYTLMNGLFPTHPYGTQTTLGKAEHIKNPSMINIHNYWNTYYVPDNMAMCLSGDLDFEETIKLIDKYWGKFEHSDVPEFVSPVEQPITEVVTKEVSGPDAAFLRLGYRFDGIKSEDRKYVTLIDMILANQTAGLIDLNLVQKQKVLEAGAYTYFLKHYGMHILYGNSREGQKLEDVKDLLLKQIEKVKKGEFDEWLIQAAINDIRLSQIRRSEGNWRAYSFVNAFTNFIDWKDYISFTDKLETITKEQLVEFANKHYKDNYVIVYKRTGEDTSAVKIDKPQITAIPLNRDEKSEFFNEFEKIGLSRLEPVFIDFEEAISQSEFAKDVQFNYIKNPSNELFYLYYIIDIGKSHNKKLALAVEYLPYLGTDKYSPAELKKEFYKLGIRMKIHTGDERSYVYISGLDKSFEKGIELLEHVLANVKHEQKSYDDLVDGILKKRADAKLDKWMILWDALYDYGKYGEKSPFTNILSEEELKNINPEELTNLLKEIYSYEHSILYYGQSNEEKVKPVLTQYHIIPSELKDIPEPVKYKELEFKDNKVYFIDYDMVQAKIIMMSKDVMFNKDLIPEARLFAEYFGSGLSSIVFQEIRESRALAYSSFANFSIPYKPDESHFTWAYLSTQADKLKIATDAMSDLMNDMPKVQIQFDGSKESLMKKIETERIIKDKIFWTYLRNKKRGIDYDIRKDTYEKMETITIDELSVFFNEHIKGKNYTYLIIGKKENIDIKTLKELGTVKELTLEEVFNY